A genome region from Thermococcus gorgonarius includes the following:
- a CDS encoding Hsp20/alpha crystallin family protein, producing MAWRRDRYWDPFDLMREIQEEIDAIFRDIMRGPRIWSWREPEESIAISETWREPFADIFDRGDKFVITVELPGVRKEDIKLRVTEDTVYIEAQMRREKELEREGAIRIERYYSGYRRVIRLPEEVIPEKAKARYNNGVLEIEIPKKNPTKPEKEGFEVKIE from the coding sequence ATGGCCTGGAGGAGGGACCGCTACTGGGACCCCTTTGACCTTATGAGGGAGATACAGGAGGAGATTGACGCCATATTCAGGGACATCATGCGCGGTCCGAGGATCTGGAGCTGGCGCGAGCCGGAGGAGAGCATCGCCATCAGCGAGACCTGGAGGGAGCCCTTCGCCGACATCTTCGACCGCGGTGACAAGTTCGTCATAACCGTTGAGCTCCCAGGAGTCCGCAAGGAGGACATCAAGCTCAGAGTCACAGAGGACACTGTCTACATCGAAGCCCAGATGAGGCGCGAGAAGGAGCTCGAGCGCGAGGGTGCAATAAGGATTGAGCGCTACTACAGCGGTTACAGGAGGGTCATCAGACTGCCAGAGGAGGTCATCCCGGAGAAGGCCAAAGCAAGGTACAACAACGGCGTCCTTGAGATCGAGATTCCAAAGAAGAATCCCACCAAGCCGGAGAAAGAGGGATTTGAAGTCAAGATCGAGTGA
- a CDS encoding MBL fold metallo-hydrolase yields the protein MIIGKVGLDSSARFTFQSHAHTDHFVSGEVIFSTKATKYLSHLRKGGFYREIDFGKTFYLGDFKAKLYPAGHMLGSAGIKLWLEGGTLFYTGDTKWFKLRTAEKSRFPRADFLIIEATFGVPRFTFPSPREAEKKLVAFVEEALDSGKRPVLYVNQMGKAQEVMKILDVHGYTVRPSRTMLKVARVYSKFGVKFGNVDKDGEVVLRSYRSPRVENSPSPWELTVSGFGKLKLSNHADFWELMKIVERVKPEKIFTVYGFADEFARILRGLGYDALPIKSDSRLKL from the coding sequence ATGATAATCGGAAAAGTCGGCCTCGACAGCTCGGCGCGCTTCACCTTCCAGAGCCACGCCCACACAGACCACTTCGTCAGTGGAGAGGTTATTTTCTCAACTAAGGCAACAAAATACCTCAGCCACCTCAGGAAAGGCGGCTTTTACAGGGAAATCGATTTCGGGAAGACCTTTTACCTTGGGGACTTCAAGGCCAAGCTCTATCCTGCCGGCCATATGCTTGGCTCCGCCGGAATAAAGCTCTGGCTCGAGGGCGGGACGCTCTTCTACACCGGAGACACCAAGTGGTTCAAGCTGAGGACCGCTGAAAAGAGCCGCTTTCCAAGGGCAGACTTTCTGATAATCGAGGCCACCTTCGGCGTCCCGAGATTTACCTTTCCCTCACCTAGAGAGGCGGAAAAGAAGCTGGTGGCATTTGTTGAGGAGGCTCTTGACAGTGGAAAGAGGCCGGTTCTCTACGTTAATCAAATGGGAAAAGCCCAGGAGGTCATGAAGATACTCGACGTCCACGGCTACACAGTTAGGCCGAGCAGAACAATGCTGAAGGTGGCAAGGGTTTACTCCAAGTTCGGAGTCAAGTTCGGGAACGTTGATAAAGACGGCGAGGTTGTGCTCCGCTCATACCGCTCGCCGAGGGTTGAGAACTCGCCTTCTCCCTGGGAGCTTACCGTTTCGGGATTTGGAAAGCTTAAGCTGAGCAACCACGCCGACTTCTGGGAGCTGATGAAAATCGTAGAGAGGGTTAAGCCGGAGAAAATCTTCACGGTCTACGGCTTCGCGGATGAGTTCGCGAGGATTCTCAGGGGACTCGGTTACGATGCCCTTCCAATCAAATCCGACTCCAGGCTGAAGCTATAA
- a CDS encoding ABC transporter ATP-binding protein: protein METYVIETRDLTKFFGKRNIVYHLNLKVPKGVVYGFLGPNGAGKTTTIKMLTGALKPTYGEIRIFGMEMPHERVEIMRKVGYMPEKPIAYDDMTIFEFLTYMGRLLGLKKEEAVRQARELMAYTGVGKLAFHRIKELSSGQRQRAIFAASLLGDPELLILDEPTSNLDPVGRMEFIGKVLELAKSGKTIFISSHIVSEIERTCNYVGLIKDGQLIEQGRVRDLVSMESNDYDIMVSDNSRLIDFLRDKIYVREVWEEEGVVRVRLDERFSERFFLEVPQFIAGEKLALKLFKPHTSPLERILMKRFNVGWKE from the coding sequence ATGGAGACCTACGTCATCGAGACCAGAGACCTCACCAAGTTCTTCGGCAAGAGGAACATCGTTTATCACCTGAATCTCAAGGTGCCTAAGGGCGTGGTCTACGGCTTCCTCGGGCCAAACGGAGCGGGAAAGACGACTACAATTAAGATGCTCACAGGTGCCCTTAAACCTACCTACGGCGAGATAAGGATTTTCGGCATGGAGATGCCGCACGAGAGGGTTGAGATAATGAGGAAAGTAGGCTACATGCCTGAAAAGCCTATAGCCTACGATGATATGACGATCTTCGAGTTTTTGACCTATATGGGGCGCCTCCTCGGGCTCAAAAAAGAAGAGGCCGTGAGGCAGGCCAGGGAGCTCATGGCCTACACTGGAGTCGGAAAGCTGGCCTTCCACAGGATAAAGGAGCTCTCCAGCGGGCAGAGGCAGAGGGCCATATTCGCGGCTTCCCTCCTCGGGGATCCAGAACTCCTCATTCTGGACGAGCCGACGAGCAACCTCGACCCGGTTGGAAGGATGGAGTTCATCGGGAAGGTTCTTGAACTGGCCAAGTCAGGAAAGACGATATTCATAAGCTCCCATATTGTTAGCGAGATAGAGCGAACCTGCAACTACGTTGGGCTCATAAAGGACGGCCAGCTCATCGAACAGGGCCGCGTGAGGGATCTAGTGAGCATGGAGAGCAACGACTACGACATTATGGTCTCAGACAACTCAAGGCTCATTGACTTCCTCAGGGACAAGATCTACGTCAGGGAGGTCTGGGAGGAGGAAGGCGTTGTCAGGGTCAGACTCGACGAGAGGTTCTCTGAGCGCTTTTTCCTCGAGGTTCCCCAGTTCATAGCCGGCGAAAAGCTGGCCCTCAAACTCTTCAAACCCCATACCAGCCCCCTTGAAAGGATCCTCATGAAGCGCTTCAATGTGGGGTGGAAGGAATGA